From Lysobacter auxotrophicus, the proteins below share one genomic window:
- a CDS encoding FAD/NAD(P)-binding protein, producing MRISIIGAGFSGCALATELARAASSDVDIQLVGVPESFGRGVAYGEARPEHLLNVRARDLGATADHPGEFADWLNLTERARTTFLPRLVYGEYLHSRLNAAAQLSLAGFNRIAQEAIAIDREGPAFRVHLADGSDFVSDRVVLTVGALPPQPLAGIGPRLAVHPSYIAWPWQNGLDGIGAIDHIAPNQRVLIIGTGLTMADVVATLHRRGHRGPITALSRHGLLPQSHTDEPAAPIALPPTVLHAINTHDLRELVRALRALTPIVPDWRSLIDALRPYLQGFWRDLPTQRRTQFLRHLRSHWEVLRHRLAPTLSRELEEMRVRGRLRVRAGRLLRARRTGEGVEVLIRERGFAHASREEFDVVVRATGFDTDVDRTSHPLIAQLRDSGLITADPLGLGIEASPRFEALDGSGAPVRGLYALGPLLRAQLWEITAVPELRVAARSLAKQLLSAQERQASVGIRRGMEALARP from the coding sequence ATGCGGATCAGCATCATCGGCGCCGGTTTCAGCGGCTGCGCACTGGCCACCGAACTCGCACGCGCGGCGTCGTCGGACGTGGACATCCAACTCGTCGGCGTGCCGGAAAGCTTCGGTCGCGGCGTCGCCTACGGCGAAGCGCGCCCGGAGCACCTGCTCAACGTGCGTGCGCGCGACCTGGGCGCCACCGCCGACCACCCCGGCGAGTTCGCCGACTGGCTCAACCTCACCGAGCGCGCGCGCACGACCTTCCTCCCGCGCCTGGTCTACGGCGAATACCTGCATTCGCGCCTGAACGCCGCCGCGCAGCTGTCGCTGGCCGGCTTCAACCGCATCGCGCAGGAGGCCATCGCGATCGACCGCGAAGGCCCGGCGTTCCGCGTGCACCTGGCCGACGGTTCGGATTTCGTCAGCGATCGCGTCGTGCTCACCGTCGGCGCGCTGCCGCCGCAGCCGCTGGCGGGCATCGGGCCGCGGCTGGCGGTGCATCCCAGCTACATCGCGTGGCCGTGGCAGAACGGGCTGGACGGCATCGGCGCCATCGACCACATCGCGCCGAACCAGCGCGTGCTCATCATCGGCACCGGCCTGACGATGGCCGATGTCGTCGCGACGCTGCATCGCCGCGGTCATCGCGGGCCGATCACCGCGTTGTCGCGACACGGGCTGCTGCCGCAATCGCATACCGACGAGCCGGCCGCGCCCATCGCCCTCCCGCCGACGGTGCTGCATGCGATCAACACGCACGACCTGCGCGAACTGGTGCGTGCGCTGCGCGCGCTGACGCCGATCGTCCCCGACTGGCGCAGCCTCATCGATGCGCTGCGTCCCTATCTGCAAGGTTTCTGGCGCGACCTGCCGACGCAGCGGCGCACGCAGTTCCTGCGACACCTGCGTTCGCACTGGGAAGTGTTGCGGCATCGCCTGGCGCCGACGTTGTCGCGCGAACTCGAGGAGATGCGCGTGCGCGGCCGTCTGCGTGTACGTGCCGGTCGCCTGCTGCGCGCGCGGCGTACCGGCGAAGGCGTCGAGGTGCTGATCCGCGAGCGCGGATTCGCGCATGCCAGTCGCGAGGAGTTCGACGTGGTGGTGCGGGCGACGGGGTTCGACACCGACGTCGATCGCACGAGCCATCCGTTGATCGCGCAGCTTCGCGATTCGGGCCTGATCACCGCCGACCCGCTGGGGCTCGGCATCGAGGCATCGCCGCGTTTCGAAGCGCTGGACGGCAGCGGTGCGCCGGTGCGCGGCCTGTACGCGCTGGGGCCGTTGCTTCGCGCGCAGTTGTGGGAAATCACCGCGGTGCCGGAGCTGCGCGTCGCCGCGCGATCGCTGGCGAAGCAGCTGCTCAGCGCGCAGGAGCGACAGGCGAGCGTGGGCATCCGGCGCGGGATGGAGGCGTTGGCGCGGCCGTAG
- the phhA gene encoding phenylalanine 4-monooxygenase: MNLGTPNRVEHQLTDKGYVPVYTTAVVEQPWAKYSATDHEVWSTLFKRQREILVGRASDEFLRTQEAMGMTPDRIPKYDDLNRMLRKATGWELVGVEGLLPELTFFDHLANRRFPVTWWIRKPEQLDYLAEPDLFHDLFGHVPLLMNPVFADYMQAYGRGGVKAHGIGPDALVNLTRLYWYTVEFGLIKQDDGLRIYGSGIVSSKGESIHCLDSAAPNRIGFDLERIMRTQYRIDTFQKTYFVIDSYEQLMEATRPDFTPIYASLAKLDSIPAGHVLDTDTVFNRGTGEGWAAGGDV, translated from the coding sequence ATGAATCTCGGCACCCCCAACCGCGTGGAACACCAGCTCACAGACAAGGGCTACGTGCCGGTGTATACGACGGCGGTGGTCGAGCAGCCCTGGGCCAAGTACAGCGCCACCGACCACGAGGTCTGGAGCACGCTGTTCAAGCGCCAGCGAGAAATTCTCGTGGGTCGGGCGAGCGACGAATTCCTGCGCACGCAGGAAGCGATGGGCATGACGCCCGACCGCATCCCGAAGTACGACGACCTCAACCGCATGCTGCGCAAGGCGACGGGCTGGGAGCTCGTCGGCGTCGAGGGCCTGCTGCCGGAGCTGACCTTCTTCGATCACCTCGCCAACCGGCGCTTCCCGGTGACGTGGTGGATCCGCAAGCCCGAGCAGCTGGACTACCTCGCCGAGCCGGACCTGTTCCACGACCTGTTCGGCCACGTGCCGCTGCTGATGAATCCCGTCTTCGCCGACTACATGCAGGCCTACGGCCGCGGTGGCGTGAAGGCGCACGGCATCGGCCCGGACGCGCTGGTGAACCTCACGCGACTGTACTGGTACACGGTGGAATTCGGCCTGATCAAACAGGACGACGGCCTGCGCATCTACGGCAGCGGCATCGTGTCGTCCAAGGGCGAGTCGATCCACTGCCTCGACAGCGCTGCGCCGAACCGCATCGGCTTCGACCTCGAACGCATCATGCGCACGCAGTACCGCATCGACACGTTCCAGAAGACGTACTTCGTCATCGACAGCTACGAGCAGCTGATGGAAGCCACGCGTCCGGACTTCACGCCGATCTATGCGTCGCTGGCGAAGCTCGACTCGATTCCCGCCGGCCACGTGCTGGACACCGACACGGTGTTCAACCGCGGCACGGGCGAGGGGTGGGCTGCGGGTGGGGATGTTTGA
- a CDS encoding Lrp/AsnC family transcriptional regulator: MPAVELDRTDLLVLAELQREGRLTNAELAERVHLSASACLRRVQRLEREGVIAGYRAEVDPERLGLGLQAFVRVQLSRHDADAIAAFVGFVNQWGEVVACHALTGDMDYLLQIVVQDLEHFSRFLLDRLLTQAGVADVNSSFVLRTVKAFGGMPLPGR; the protein is encoded by the coding sequence ATGCCCGCCGTCGAACTCGATCGCACCGACCTGCTCGTGCTCGCGGAACTCCAGCGCGAAGGCCGGCTGACCAACGCCGAGCTGGCCGAGCGCGTCCATCTGTCCGCGTCCGCGTGCCTGCGCCGCGTGCAGCGGTTGGAGCGGGAAGGCGTGATTGCCGGCTACCGGGCCGAAGTGGATCCCGAGCGGCTCGGCCTCGGGCTGCAGGCCTTCGTCCGCGTGCAACTTTCCCGGCACGATGCCGACGCGATCGCCGCTTTTGTCGGCTTTGTGAACCAGTGGGGCGAGGTCGTCGCCTGCCACGCGCTGACCGGCGACATGGATTACCTGCTGCAGATCGTCGTGCAGGACCTGGAGCATTTCTCGCGCTTCCTGCTCGATCGGCTGCTGACGCAGGCAGGCGTCGCCGACGTCAATTCCAGTTTCGTGCTGAGGACGGTGAAGGCCTTCGGCGGAATGCCGCTGCCCGGGCGCTGA
- the fabR gene encoding HTH-type transcriptional repressor FabR, whose product MPADSEHIAGRKSAISREDLLAAALKLIGPHRSVSTLSLREVAREAGIAPNSFYRQFRDMDELAVALIDLAGLSLQKIIDAARVRAAIDRSAVRGAVEAFMEQLRADDQLLHVLLREGTAGSDAFKHAVDRQLSFFEEELRISLIQINAAQGVTLREPALVAKAITRLVFAMGATAVDLPREKDPELVRQLTLMVRMIIAGSRTLAEEARSLRGQG is encoded by the coding sequence ATTCCCGCCGATTCCGAGCACATCGCGGGTCGAAAGTCGGCGATCTCGCGCGAAGACCTGCTGGCGGCGGCGCTCAAGCTCATCGGCCCGCATCGCAGCGTCTCCACGCTGAGCCTGCGCGAGGTGGCGCGCGAGGCGGGCATCGCTCCGAACAGCTTCTACCGCCAGTTCCGCGACATGGACGAATTGGCGGTGGCACTGATCGATCTTGCCGGCCTTTCGTTGCAGAAGATCATCGACGCCGCCCGGGTTCGCGCGGCGATCGACCGCAGCGCCGTGCGCGGCGCGGTCGAGGCCTTCATGGAACAGCTGCGCGCCGACGACCAGCTGCTGCACGTGCTCCTGCGCGAGGGCACCGCCGGGTCTGACGCCTTCAAGCACGCCGTCGACCGCCAGCTGAGCTTCTTCGAGGAAGAGCTGCGCATCAGCCTCATCCAGATCAACGCCGCTCAGGGCGTGACCCTGCGCGAGCCGGCGCTGGTGGCCAAGGCGATCACGCGCCTGGTCTTCGCGATGGGTGCCACCGCCGTGGACCTGCCGCGTGAAAAGGACCCCGAACTGGTCCGTCAGCTTACGCTGATGGTGCGCATGATCATCGCGGGATCCCGGACGTTGGCCGAAGAAGCCCGCAGTTTGCGCGGCCAAGGCTGA
- a CDS encoding ferredoxin reductase translates to MSAVLRSHKRPRGLRRLLHACVAPSVFDFWAQRLDRTWTWDRPLARIVERRAESRDAITLVLRPNRHWRGFRAGQHVNVSAEIDGASVTRSYSLSAAPRADGLLAITVKRVDGGKLSTWLFDSACVGDVLHIGPAFGEMTWPQTHDAGWLLLAAGSGITPLMALVREHASRGMPAPVTLLYWARTREELCFADELLALADAHPDFAVHCLLTRETDASDTAPAGRLDAAQLAALVPDASQRRVYACGPSGFVDTARALLDGNARSFHAEAFTPPARSFEDTGEAVVTLQRSGRTLTVPRGQSLLTALEAQGIKPASGCRMGICNTCACGKSAGATRDLTNGEVRTEPSSALRLCISAAAGDIELDL, encoded by the coding sequence ATGAGTGCCGTTCTCCGTTCCCACAAGCGCCCGCGCGGTCTGCGGCGCCTGCTCCATGCCTGCGTCGCCCCGAGCGTGTTCGACTTCTGGGCGCAGCGCCTCGACCGCACCTGGACCTGGGATCGCCCGCTCGCGCGCATCGTCGAGCGACGCGCCGAATCGCGCGACGCGATCACGCTGGTGTTGCGTCCGAACCGCCACTGGCGCGGCTTCCGCGCCGGCCAGCACGTCAACGTCAGCGCCGAGATCGACGGCGCGTCGGTCACGCGCAGCTACAGCCTCAGCGCCGCACCGCGCGCCGACGGCCTGCTGGCGATCACCGTCAAGCGCGTCGACGGCGGCAAGCTCAGCACCTGGCTGTTCGATAGCGCCTGCGTCGGCGATGTGCTGCACATCGGCCCGGCGTTCGGCGAGATGACCTGGCCGCAAACCCATGACGCCGGCTGGCTGCTGCTCGCGGCCGGCAGCGGCATCACGCCGCTGATGGCGCTGGTGCGCGAACACGCATCGCGCGGCATGCCCGCGCCGGTGACGCTGCTGTACTGGGCACGCACGCGCGAGGAGCTGTGCTTCGCCGACGAACTCCTGGCGCTGGCCGACGCGCATCCGGACTTCGCCGTGCATTGCCTTCTCACGCGCGAAACCGACGCGTCGGACACCGCACCGGCCGGTCGCCTCGATGCCGCGCAACTCGCCGCGCTCGTCCCCGACGCCTCGCAGCGACGCGTCTACGCCTGCGGCCCGTCGGGCTTCGTCGATACGGCGCGCGCGCTGCTGGACGGCAACGCGCGCAGCTTCCACGCCGAAGCGTTCACGCCGCCGGCGCGCTCGTTCGAAGACACGGGCGAGGCCGTCGTCACCCTGCAACGCAGCGGCCGCACGCTGACCGTGCCGCGCGGGCAGTCGCTGCTCACGGCGCTGGAAGCGCAGGGCATCAAGCCCGCGTCCGGCTGCCGCATGGGCATCTGCAATACCTGCGCATGCGGCAAGTCCGCCGGCGCCACGCGCGACCTCACCAATGGCGAGGTCCGCACCGAACCGTCCTCCGCGCTGCGCCTGTGCATCAGCGCCGCCGCGGGCGACATCGAACTGGATCTGTGA
- a CDS encoding fatty acid desaturase family protein — MTFRNRALSPAELDRFGEELDALRKRTVATLGQRDADYIRSIVAWVRWTEVAGRGLLYLGAFSLLFAPVLLWPACVLGALLLGLSKILENMELGHNVIHGQYDWMRDPHLDGKTYEWDIVGTADNWRHTHNFRHHTYTNVRGLDDDIGYGLLRIFPEQRWRAYYLMQPVIAVVFALLFEWGVAIQNLKLGRWIHGKVSNRQMWRMFKPVGRKMARQIVKDYIVFPALAGPFFLPVLLGNVVANIIRNLWTYTIIFCGHFTAEAETFPKECVRNESRGHWYLRQLRGSSNISGGWLIDVLSGNLSHQIEHHFYPDVPANRYAAMAVEVREICKRYGQHYNTGSLPKQFGQVVWRIVRHAFPSRPRRTAPLVAATEAT; from the coding sequence ATGACGTTCCGCAACCGCGCACTTTCCCCTGCAGAACTCGACCGCTTCGGCGAGGAACTCGACGCGCTACGCAAGCGCACCGTCGCCACGCTCGGCCAGCGCGACGCCGACTACATCCGCTCGATCGTCGCGTGGGTCCGCTGGACCGAGGTCGCCGGTCGCGGCCTGCTGTACCTGGGCGCGTTCTCGCTGCTGTTCGCGCCGGTGCTGCTGTGGCCGGCGTGCGTGCTCGGCGCGCTGCTGCTGGGCCTGTCGAAGATCCTCGAGAACATGGAGCTGGGCCACAACGTCATCCATGGCCAGTACGACTGGATGCGCGACCCGCACCTGGACGGCAAGACGTACGAGTGGGACATCGTCGGCACCGCCGACAACTGGCGCCACACGCACAACTTCCGCCACCACACCTACACCAACGTGCGCGGGCTCGATGACGACATCGGCTACGGCCTGCTGCGCATCTTCCCGGAGCAGCGCTGGCGCGCGTACTACCTGATGCAGCCGGTGATCGCGGTCGTGTTCGCGCTGCTGTTCGAGTGGGGCGTGGCGATCCAGAACCTCAAGCTCGGCCGCTGGATCCACGGCAAGGTGTCGAACCGCCAGATGTGGCGCATGTTCAAGCCGGTCGGCCGCAAGATGGCGCGGCAGATCGTGAAGGATTACATCGTGTTCCCCGCGCTGGCCGGCCCGTTCTTCCTGCCGGTGCTGCTGGGCAACGTCGTGGCGAACATCATCCGCAACCTGTGGACGTACACGATCATCTTCTGCGGCCATTTCACCGCCGAAGCCGAGACGTTCCCCAAGGAATGCGTGCGCAACGAATCGCGCGGCCACTGGTACCTGCGCCAGCTGCGCGGCTCGTCGAACATCAGCGGCGGTTGGCTGATCGACGTGCTGTCGGGCAACCTGAGCCACCAGATCGAGCACCACTTCTATCCGGACGTGCCGGCCAACCGCTACGCCGCGATGGCGGTGGAAGTGCGCGAGATCTGCAAGCGCTACGGCCAGCACTACAACACCGGCTCGCTGCCGAAGCAGTTCGGCCAGGTGGTGTGGCGCATCGTGCGGCACGCGTTCCCGAGCCGGCCGCGGCGTACGGCGCCGCTAGTGGCGGCGACTGAGGCGACGTAA
- a CDS encoding patatin-like phospholipase family protein — translation MKPFRSLRPFLLASFAVLLGACGGGEAVKPTPPPAVVAPTAPAPKIRIGIALGGGAAKGFAHIGVIKMLEANGFQPVVVSGTSAGSVVGALYASGMDAFAMQKTAFSLDEAEIRDVSLFSGGVVKGQKLQDYVNQLVGGKTIERMRMPFAAVATNLETGDRTVFVRGNTGQAVRASSSIPGVFEPVAIGKFHYVDGGVVSPVPVDAARQLGADFVIAVDISSKASGKNPGSMLGNVNQSITIMGQKLGAQELARADVVIRPSVNEIGPADFEQRNNAIMEGERAALAAMPQIRAKVAQWQKARQDEAIAARRAADAKAEQAKLRAFCEEEDRKWMSKLRRAPQCKALAEQGVLSR, via the coding sequence ATGAAACCGTTCCGTTCGCTGCGCCCTTTCCTGCTCGCTTCCTTCGCTGTGCTGCTGGGCGCCTGCGGCGGCGGCGAGGCCGTGAAGCCGACTCCGCCGCCGGCCGTCGTCGCGCCCACCGCACCTGCGCCGAAGATCCGCATCGGCATCGCGCTCGGCGGCGGCGCGGCGAAGGGTTTCGCGCACATCGGCGTGATCAAGATGCTCGAAGCCAACGGCTTCCAGCCCGTGGTCGTCTCCGGCACCAGCGCGGGCAGCGTGGTTGGCGCGCTCTACGCCAGCGGCATGGACGCCTTCGCGATGCAGAAGACGGCGTTCTCGCTGGACGAGGCGGAGATCCGCGACGTCAGCCTGTTCTCCGGCGGCGTGGTGAAAGGCCAGAAGCTGCAGGATTACGTGAACCAGCTGGTCGGCGGAAAGACGATCGAGCGCATGCGCATGCCGTTCGCGGCGGTGGCGACCAACCTGGAAACCGGCGACCGCACCGTGTTCGTGCGCGGCAACACCGGCCAGGCGGTGCGCGCGTCCAGCAGCATCCCCGGCGTGTTCGAGCCGGTGGCGATCGGCAAGTTCCACTACGTCGACGGCGGCGTCGTAAGTCCGGTGCCGGTCGACGCGGCGCGCCAGCTCGGCGCGGATTTCGTCATCGCGGTCGACATCTCCAGCAAGGCCAGCGGCAAGAACCCGGGCAGCATGCTGGGCAACGTCAACCAGTCGATCACGATCATGGGCCAGAAGCTTGGCGCACAGGAACTGGCGCGCGCCGACGTGGTGATCCGCCCGAGCGTGAACGAGATCGGCCCGGCGGACTTCGAGCAGCGCAACAACGCGATCATGGAAGGCGAACGCGCCGCGCTGGCGGCCATGCCGCAGATCCGCGCGAAGGTCGCGCAATGGCAGAAGGCGCGCCAGGACGAGGCGATCGCCGCACGTCGCGCGGCGGATGCGAAGGCCGAGCAGGCGAAGCTGCGCGCATTCTGTGAGGAGGAAGACCGCAAGTGGATGTCGAAGCTGCGCCGCGCTCCGCAGTGCAAGGCGCTGGCGGAGCAGGGGGTTTTGTCGCGGTAA
- a CDS encoding TIGR00266 family protein, with amino-acid sequence MTQWYFVSAGSSQRIGPLDPTAARNHARQHPDDLCWREGLSGWQAVRSVPEFAEATGVQPVHLPPPTPSAASRSSDDIDFRIVGNDMQFVEVELDPGESAISEAGALMYKDAVVQMDTVFGDGRQSGQGGGGLMDKIFSAGKRVLTGESLFTTVFTHTGTGKARVAFAAPYPGTVLAMKLDEHGGRLICQKDSFLAGARGVSVGVAFQKRILTGLFGGEGFIMQKLEGDGWVFVHAGGTVIERELRAGERLDVDTGCVMAYHDTVQMDVRAVGGIKSMMFGGEGMFLATLTGPGKVWLQSLPFSRMAGRMLAAAPQGGGQARGEGSVLGGLGRILDGDNAF; translated from the coding sequence ATGACGCAGTGGTATTTCGTTTCCGCCGGTAGTTCGCAACGCATCGGCCCGCTCGACCCCACCGCGGCGCGCAACCATGCCCGCCAGCATCCGGACGACCTGTGCTGGCGCGAAGGCCTGTCCGGCTGGCAGGCGGTTCGTTCCGTGCCGGAATTCGCCGAAGCCACCGGCGTGCAGCCCGTGCACCTGCCGCCGCCGACGCCGTCGGCCGCATCGCGCAGCAGCGACGACATCGATTTCCGCATCGTCGGCAACGACATGCAGTTCGTCGAGGTCGAACTCGATCCGGGCGAAAGCGCGATCTCCGAAGCCGGCGCGCTTATGTACAAGGACGCCGTCGTGCAGATGGACACGGTCTTCGGCGACGGCCGGCAGTCGGGGCAGGGCGGCGGCGGCCTGATGGACAAGATCTTCTCCGCCGGCAAGCGCGTGCTCACGGGCGAAAGCCTGTTCACCACGGTGTTCACGCACACGGGCACGGGCAAGGCGCGCGTGGCGTTCGCCGCGCCGTATCCGGGCACGGTGCTGGCGATGAAGCTCGACGAGCACGGCGGCCGCCTGATCTGCCAGAAGGACAGCTTCCTGGCCGGCGCGCGCGGCGTGTCGGTCGGCGTCGCGTTCCAGAAGCGCATCCTCACCGGCCTGTTCGGCGGCGAGGGTTTCATCATGCAGAAGCTGGAAGGCGACGGCTGGGTGTTCGTGCACGCGGGCGGCACGGTGATCGAGCGCGAATTGCGCGCCGGCGAGCGCCTGGACGTCGATACCGGCTGCGTGATGGCCTACCACGACACCGTGCAGATGGACGTGCGGGCAGTCGGCGGCATCAAGAGCATGATGTTCGGCGGCGAGGGCATGTTCCTCGCGACGCTGACCGGCCCGGGCAAGGTGTGGCTGCAGTCGCTGCCGTTCTCGCGCATGGCCGGTCGCATGCTGGCCGCGGCGCCTCAGGGCGGCGGGCAGGCGCGCGGCGAAGGCTCGGTGCTTGGTGGGCTCGGCCGCATCCTCGACGGCGACAACGCGTTCTGA
- a CDS encoding aspartate/glutamate racemase family protein: MKTLGLIGGMSWESTVPYYRIVNQTVKERLGGLHSARLLLYSVDFAQIEKLQHAGDWDGAGEVLADAARSLKAGGAELLVICTNTMHKVAGAVEAASGLPLLHIADATGAAIRAHGIGRIGLLGTRFTMEQDFYRQRLVERHGLEVLVPEPDERDIVHRVIYDELCQGVIREASRAQYRRVMDALVARGAQGIILGCTEIGLLVGEGDANVPLFDTTALHARAAALAALGDGA, translated from the coding sequence ATGAAAACGCTGGGCCTGATCGGCGGGATGAGCTGGGAATCGACCGTCCCGTATTACCGGATCGTCAACCAGACGGTGAAGGAGCGCCTCGGCGGGCTGCATTCGGCGCGCCTGCTTCTGTACAGCGTGGATTTCGCGCAGATCGAGAAGCTCCAGCATGCCGGCGACTGGGACGGCGCGGGCGAGGTGCTGGCCGATGCGGCGCGGTCGCTGAAGGCTGGCGGCGCGGAACTGCTGGTGATCTGCACCAACACGATGCACAAGGTCGCCGGCGCGGTCGAGGCGGCGAGCGGCCTGCCGCTGCTGCACATCGCCGATGCGACGGGCGCGGCGATCCGCGCGCACGGCATCGGGCGCATCGGCCTGCTCGGCACGCGATTCACGATGGAGCAGGACTTCTATCGGCAGCGGCTCGTCGAGCGCCACGGGCTTGAAGTGCTGGTTCCGGAGCCCGACGAGCGCGACATCGTGCATCGGGTGATCTACGACGAGCTGTGCCAGGGCGTGATCCGCGAGGCCTCGCGCGCGCAGTACCGCCGCGTGATGGACGCGCTGGTGGCGCGCGGTGCGCAGGGAATCATCCTGGGCTGCACGGAGATCGGCCTGCTGGTGGGCGAGGGCGACGCGAACGTGCCGCTGTTCGACACGACGGCGCTGCATGCGCGCGCGGCGGCGCTGGCGGCGCTGGGTGACGGCGCTTGA
- a CDS encoding M20/M25/M40 family metallo-hydrolase, with product MRRIALLSLALALAACQNATPPAPASAPVKDTYDASASSDARRIEADVRFLADDLLEGREAGTRGYDLASLYVAQRFRAIGLAPAGDDGSYFQRVPMLRGVLQADGNAFAIARGGGEQALKFPDDFLPGINFNEAQASVDAPAVFVGQGVHAPELGHDDFAGVDVKGKIAVMFNGAPAKFDNDRRAFYSSRRTKAEELVRRGAVGVVVVMTDDEARQWPRLSANWNRPGMRLRGEDGKGIDTWPELRGSAIVSADKADAVLATGTHTAKQLFQELRDGKLRAFDLPGTLRLASHTQITPVDSRNVVARLAGGDPKRSGEHVVFSAHLDHVGIGAPVKGDAIYNGALDNAMGIAVMLEAANRLAHENGPTKRSLLFVAVTAEEKGLLGAEWFARHPTVPAASMVANVNMDMPMLLAPTSDVVPIGLEHSTLQPLVQQAAKEIGVSLSKDPSPEEVVFVRSDQYAFIRAGVPAVYLDGGYTGVNGDAKAVQEAFLAERYHQPGDDLSQPIHWPDAARLAKLNARIGRLIADSPQRPQWNAGDFFGEKFGRKEAAR from the coding sequence ATGCGCCGCATCGCGCTGCTCAGCCTTGCCCTGGCCCTCGCGGCCTGCCAGAACGCGACGCCGCCCGCGCCCGCATCGGCGCCGGTGAAGGACACCTACGACGCGAGCGCCAGCAGCGACGCGCGTCGCATCGAGGCCGACGTGCGCTTCCTCGCCGACGACCTGCTGGAAGGCCGCGAAGCCGGTACCCGCGGCTACGACCTGGCCTCGCTGTATGTCGCGCAGCGTTTCCGCGCGATCGGCCTGGCGCCAGCGGGCGATGACGGCAGCTACTTCCAGCGCGTGCCGATGCTGCGCGGCGTGCTGCAGGCCGACGGCAATGCCTTCGCGATCGCGCGCGGCGGCGGCGAGCAGGCGCTGAAGTTCCCCGACGATTTCCTTCCCGGCATCAATTTCAACGAAGCCCAGGCCAGCGTGGACGCGCCGGCGGTGTTCGTTGGGCAGGGCGTGCATGCGCCCGAGCTGGGGCACGACGACTTCGCCGGCGTGGACGTGAAGGGCAAGATCGCCGTGATGTTCAACGGCGCGCCGGCGAAGTTCGACAACGATCGCCGCGCGTTCTATTCCTCGCGCCGCACGAAGGCCGAGGAACTCGTGCGCCGAGGCGCCGTCGGCGTGGTCGTGGTGATGACCGACGATGAAGCCAGGCAGTGGCCGCGCCTGTCCGCGAACTGGAACCGCCCGGGCATGCGCCTGCGCGGCGAAGACGGCAAGGGCATCGATACGTGGCCGGAACTGCGCGGCAGCGCGATCGTGTCCGCCGACAAGGCCGATGCCGTGCTGGCCACCGGCACGCACACCGCGAAGCAGCTGTTCCAGGAGCTCCGCGACGGCAAGCTGCGCGCGTTCGACCTCCCCGGCACGCTGCGCCTGGCCTCGCACACGCAGATCACGCCGGTGGATTCGCGCAACGTCGTCGCCCGCCTCGCGGGCGGCGATCCGAAGCGGTCGGGCGAACACGTCGTCTTCAGCGCGCACCTGGACCACGTCGGCATCGGTGCGCCGGTGAAGGGCGATGCGATCTACAACGGCGCGCTCGACAACGCGATGGGCATCGCGGTGATGCTCGAGGCGGCGAACCGGCTGGCGCACGAGAACGGCCCGACCAAGCGTTCGCTGCTGTTCGTGGCGGTGACGGCCGAGGAGAAGGGCCTGCTCGGCGCCGAGTGGTTCGCGCGCCATCCGACGGTGCCGGCCGCCTCGATGGTCGCCAACGTCAACATGGACATGCCGATGCTGCTGGCGCCGACGTCCGACGTGGTGCCGATCGGGCTGGAGCATTCGACGCTGCAGCCCCTCGTGCAACAGGCGGCGAAGGAGATCGGCGTGTCGCTGTCGAAGGATCCGTCGCCGGAGGAAGTGGTCTTCGTGCGCAGCGACCAGTACGCGTTCATCCGCGCCGGCGTGCCGGCGGTATATCTGGATGGCGGCTACACCGGCGTGAACGGCGATGCGAAGGCGGTGCAGGAGGCGTTCCTCGCCGAGCGCTACCACCAGCCGGGCGACGACCTCTCGCAACCGATCCACTGGCCCGACGCGGCGCGGCTGGCGAAACTCAACGCGCGCATCGGGCGGCTGATCGCGGATTCGCCGCAGCGGCCGCAGTGGAACGCGGGCGATTTCTTCGGCGAGAAGTTCGGCCGGAAGGAAGCCGCGCGCTGA